The nucleotide sequence TGTCATGAGCATCACCGACACAATGCCCCACGCATCGACTCACACACCGGAACAGACGCGGCTCGGGCGCGGGCTGACCTTCGCGATGGCGACCGCCGCGGGGCTGGCCGTCGCGAACATCTACTACAACCAGCCCATGCTGGGCCTGATCGAAGGCGACCTGCCCGGCCCGCTGACCGGCATGATCCCGACCGCCACGCAGCTCGGCTACGCCGCCGGCCTGCTCCTGCTGGTGCCGCTGGGCGATCTGGTGGAGCGGCGGCGGCTGATCGTCGGGCAGTTCCTGCTGCTCGCCGCGGCGCTGGTCGCGACGGCGCTGGCGCAGGGACCCGCCCTGCTGGTCGTCGCCTCGCTGCTGCTCGGCGTGTCGGCGACGGTGGCGCAGCAGATCGTGCCCTTCGCCGCCCATCTCGCCTCGCCGCAGCGGCGCGGGGCGGCGGTCGGCACCGTCATGTCGGGGGTGCTGACCGGCATCCTGCTCAGCCGCACGCTGGCCGGCTTCGTCGGGACGCACGAGGGCTGGCGCGCCATGTTCTGGCTGGCCGTGCCGCTGGCGCTGGGCGCGGCCGCGCTGATGGCCGTCATGCTGCCGGGCAGCCATCCGAACGCGACATCGCCCGACACCAGCCTGCGCTACCCGGCGCTGATGCGCTCGCTGGTCCATCTGTGGCGGGAGTTCCCGGCCCTGCGGCTGGCCGCCGTCACCCAGGGGCTGCTGTTCGCCGCCTTCACCGCCTTCTGGACCATCCTGGCGCTGCGTCTGGCCGAGCCGCGCTTCGGCCTGGGCGCCGACGCGGCGGGCCTGTTCGGCATCGTCGGCGCGGTCGGCATCCTGGCCGCCCCGATGGCCGGGCGGATCGCCGACCGCAGCGGGCCGCACCGGGTGATCCTGCTGGGCACCGTGCTGACGCTCGCCTCCTGGCTGCTCTTCGGGATGTGGACGTCGGTCGTCGGGCTGGTCGCCGGGGTGATCCTGCTCGACTTCGCGGTTCAGGCGGCGCTGGTGTCGAACCAGCACATCGTCTACGCCCTGCGCCCCGAAGCCCGCGCCCGGCTGAACACCATCTTCATGGGCGGCATGTTCCTGGGCGGCGCGCTGGGGTCGAGTGCGGCGACGCTGGCCTGGAACGCCGGGGGCTGGGCCGCGGTGACCGGCCTGGGCATCGCCGTCGCCGCGGCGGCCACCGCCCTCCAGGTCGCCGCGCGGCGCCGGTAAGGGGGCCAGAAAATTGGAAGATCGGGGGGCCTTACCGCCCCCCGCTCCGCGCCGAGCGTTCCAGGGAGCGGATGTGGGACAGGCCCGGCAGGATTTCGGAGCGGATGAACTCCAGCCGGCGGACCGGGCCGCCGCCGCTGGAGAAACGGGCCTTCCACAGGGCCATCTTCACCGCCAGCCCGCACAGCACCCCGCCGATGGTGACGTGATGATTGGTGATCAGGTCGCGGATGCTGCGGAAGCTCTGGGCGTTGATGTTGCGCCAGAAGTCCTTGGAGCGGTTGTCGAAGCTCTCGAACCGCCCGGTGATGGAGGCGGCGATCTCCGTCAGGTCGCGCCCCACCTCGTCGAGCATCCGGGCGTGGCGGGCGTCGCGGCGGACCTCGCTGAAGCCGCGCACCGCGTCCATCCAGGCGAGGAAGGCCTGCACGTCGGGGACGATCTCGTCCAGGCACTGCTTGAAATAGGCCAGCGACAGGAAGATGTCGCCGTACTCCTCCAGGAAGGCCGGGATGTCGGCCATGGCGATGTCCAGCCGGTCGGCCATCAGGGTCAGCCGGCGGCGCACCTCCGCCAGATCGGGTTCGGCGAACAGGCGGATCAGGTCCTCGACATTCTGCACCTGCACGTCGTCGCTGCCGTAGACGCTTTCGATCAGCGGGCGGGTGAAGACGCGCATGTAGCGGGTCAGCTGCTCGCGGCGGCGCTGCGACAGGCGCAGGGCGGCGTGCTCGTCCACCGCGATCTTCAGACGGCGCAGCTCGATGCGCAGGGAATAGACGTCGAAGCTGGCGGCCTGGGCGATCTGCCCGATCATCAGCAGGTCGCGGTCCAGCTCCGGCGAGCGGTTGCCGAAATGCAGCGGCAACTGGCTGGGCATCACCTGCCCGCTGCCGGCGTGGACGTCGTTGAACAGCTCCACCACCGTCTGGAGCCGGACGTTCTTGATCAGCCGCGCCCGGCGCAGGCCCGGAGTCTCCAGCGGCAGGATGGTCATCGGCAGGATATGAAGGGAGTCGCGGGCCGTGTCCTCGTCCCGGTCGTCCGGGCCGGGCAGCAGGGCCACGACGTGCGGCCACGCGCCCGGCGGCCTGGCCTGTCGGCTCGGCTGCACAGCCAGTCTCCCGAGGTTCCGCCCGCCGAAATCCCGCCGCTCAGAAGCGCGGGAAGTTCAGCAGCGACATGGTGATGGACGGGTCGATGGCGATGATCGAGGAGCGTCCGCGGCTGTTGATCGGCCCGATGTAGGGGAGGTTTGTCGAGGCTCCCGCGGGCCCGCCGTTCTTCAGGTCGTACATGGCCGAGAAGCGGTCGAGAAACTTTCCGAGCTTGGCCGGGTCCTTGAAATCGGCGATGTCGAAGCGCTTCTTCAGCTTGTCGACCAGCCGGTCGAGGTCGCCCAGCGCCGACTGCTCGGGAATGTCGAGCGCGGTGAAGACGACCTTCTGCAGCGCGCGGTCGGCCATCACCTGATACCAGTTGGTGATGCGCGGCGCCTTGCGGTCGAAGTAGAGCGCCAGACGGACGGCGGGGTTGCTCTCCTCCGCCTTCACCTCCAGCGACACGTCGACGTAGCGGTCGACGATGGCCTTGACGATCGCCGGCTCCTTCAGCGTGGCGCCGCCCGTCTCCTTGAAGGACAGGACGGTGGCCATCTCCTTGAACTTGGCGTCGTTCATGCGGTTGGCCAGCGCCTCCGGGTCCTTCACCCCCTGGTCCAGCACCTTGCGGATCAGGGCGCGGGCGTAGGTCTGGCTCTCCAGGTCGAAGGCCACCATGACGAAGCGGTAGAGCTTGTCGTCCTTCAGCAGCTCCTCGGCGCTGGCGATCTTGCCGATGTTGGCCTCGAAATAGGCGATGTTGCGCTTCACGTCGGGGCGCGAGCGGATCATCGCGTCGTAGCGGTCCTGGTTGCGGACGATCTGGCGATAGTCCTGGAGCGTGCTCATGCCTTGACCTCCGGCCCCTTCGACCGCCCGCTCTCCTCCGCCGCGTCCTCCGCCGGGTCGGCGTAGGAGGGCGGGATTCGCAGGATCACTTCGCCGGTGTGGGTGTCCAGCACCTCGGTGGACAGCCGGCCCGTGCCGGGGTCGAGGTTGACGCGGTAGGGTGGGATGGGGTCGGGCAAGATTGGATCGGGCCGGCGGCGGTTGTCGGATTCCGCCGACGCGCGGGCTTCCTCGACCACCTCGGTGGCCTTGACGGCTTCGGCCTGGGCGGCGCGCAGCCGGTCGGCCTGGCGCTGGCGGGCCTCGGCGATCAGGTCGGCGCTGGCGGTGCCGCGCTCGCCGTTGACGCCGGACACGCCGCCGGTCAGTCCCTGGATGGGGGCGGGCATGGCGGTCAGGCCTCCGCGTGGGTTTGGGGCGCGCGGCTTTCGGGAACACGGTCGTCGCGCGCCGGCCGCTGGGCGCTCAGCAGGGAGTCCTCGTAGGCCATCACGGGCCGCAGGCAGGCCAGCGCCTTGTAGTAGTCGCGGTCGCTGACGTTGCGCATCGCCTGCATGATGCGGTCCTGCATCTCCGGATGCATGAAGGCGGTGTAGAGCTTGGCCATCATGCCGGCGACGACGCTGCCGTACTGCTCCGCCGCCTGGGGGTCCAGCAGCATGCTCTGGATCACGAAATAGGCGCGGCGGACCGGGGTGTCGGCCTCGTCCTCCTGCATGATGTCGCTGCCGCGGATGATCTGCGCGAAGTTGCTGACCGTCAGGGTGTAGCGGCGGTTCTCGTTCTGCACGACGCAGCCGTTGATGACCACCCGCTCGCAGGGCTTGAGGCGGAGCTTAAGCGCCATAGGACGCCTCCATCGGAGCGGGAGCCTCCGTGCGGGCCACGCCCTGCAGGCCGCGCATGACCGACCGGTTGATGTCGATCAGGACGCCCGCGTCGGCCTCGCCGCGCAGCACCTGGGTCGTCTGGCGGGCCACCGAGAAGGACAGCGAGACCAGCCCGGCGCGCAGCGCCTCGGGCAGCGCGTTGCCGTCCTCCAGAAGGTCGGCGCGCAGCGTGTTCCAGAGTTCCAGGTTGCGCCACAGCGCGTCCTTCAGCGCCGCCGACCGCCAGCCGGCGTCGCGGTTGGCCTCCAGATCCAGGGTGATGCGGAGGAAGACCAGATATTCGATGCGGCGCGGGTCTTCGCACTCGGCCATCGTCTGCTGGTAGGCGGCGATGCTCATGGTCGCACCTTATGCAACGCGCACGGGGGCGCCGGAAGGGGGCTGGGGCAGCGAAAAGGGAGCTGGATCGGGCAAGGAAAAAGAGGCCGGCGCCCCCTCGGGAGAGGGACGCCGGCCGGACCGGGTTAGCGGAACAGCGAGAGAATGTTCTGCGGACCCTGGTTGGCGATCGACAGCGCCTGGGTGGCGAGCTGCTGCTGGACCTGGAGGGCCTGCAGGCGGCTCGATTCCTCGTTCATGTCGGCGTCCACCAGGGCGCCGATGCCCTTGTTCATCGAGTCGGTCAGCTTCGACACGAAGTCGTTCTGCACCGACACGCGGTTCTCGATGGAGCCGATGACCGCAGCCTTGCCGATGGCCTTGTCGAGCAGGCTGTTGATCGCCACCAGCGACTGCTCGGCGTTGTTGACCACGTCGATCTGGGTCAGCTCGGCGAGGCCACCGAAGGCGTCGCTTTCCTTGCTGCTGACCCACAGGCCCTTCAGCTTGGCGGTGAAGCTGCCGTTGGTGTCGTCGTCGGCCACCGTCAGCGTCAGGTTGTCGTTGGCGTCGAACGCCGCCACCAGGGCGCCGGCGGTGCCAATCTGGGCGTCGAAGGCCGCGTTCACCGCCGTCAGGATGTTGGTCTGGGTGGTCGCCTTGTCGGTGTCGTAGGTGATCGCCGACAGGTCGACGGAGATCTTCGTCGTCGTGCCGTCTTCCGCGGTGTAGCTCAGGGCCAGCTTGTCGAGGCCGAGATTCTGGCCGTCGATGAAGGTGTCGCCCGCAGCACCCAGCGCGATGCCGACCTGGGCCTTCAGCGCCTTCGTCGAGTCCACCTGCTGCTCGATCGTGGCCTTGCCGACGATCGAGGAGACCTGCATGTCCTGACGCTGGAAGCTGATGTAGCTCGGATCGACCGTGCCGGCGTTGCGGCTCAGCGAGGCCAGGATGTCGACGTTCTTGTCCTTGGCCGTGCCGTCGTTCGAGTAGGACACGCGCAGCAGGTTGTCGCCGTTGAAGGAGGCGTCGGCGGCGGCACCCTTCACCAGCTTGACCAGCTGGTCGATGTCGTTCTGGATCAGCGACTTGTCGACGCCGTTGGTCTGGCCGGCGATGACGCGGGCCTTCAGCGTCTGCAGGTTCTCGACGATGTTCTTGGACGCCACCGACGCGGTGTTGGTGGTGCCGGTGCCGAGTTCCAGCGATTCCTTCACCGCCTTGAAGCCGGCGACGTCGGCGCGCATGGTCGTGGCGATCGACCAGTAGGCGGCGTTGTCCTTGGCGTTGTTGACCTTGAGACCGGTCGAGATGCGATCCTGGGTGGTCGCCAGATCGTCGGTCACGCGGCGCAGCGTCTGCAGCGCGGTCATCGCCGAGGTGTTGGTCATGATCGAGGCCATGTGTATCTCCATTCGCGAGATGCAGAGCGCCTTTCTGACGCTGGGGCCGGGCTGCGCGGGCCTTCCCACTTGGTTTTTATGGGCGCGCAACCGACCATTCGACTGTGACCGACCCCGTTTAAACCGGAGTAAAAAACCGCAGCCTTTTCAGGGGAACGAACCCGTCTTTCAAAGATGGGCATCTTTTAAAAGTAATCGCGCATTTTATAAAAATGCAGCGACCGCGCACAGCGGCTCAGCCGCCGTGCCCCGAAGGGCCGCGGCCATGGCGTCTTTCAAAATGTCGGAAGCGGAACGCAGGGTGGGACTTTAAAATGCGACGCGGTCACTCGGCAAAATGTGGCGCCGTCACTCGGCGGCGACGAGACAGCCGGGGTGCAGGCCGGAGGCGGCGAAGGGGATGGCCGGGAAGCGGCGGGCGGCGGCGGGTGCGGCGGTCGGAGCGGCCTCTTCATGCTCGGGCGGTGCCTCGAACTTGTAGCCGCGTCCGTAGACGGTCTCGATGTAGCGGGCGCCGCCGGTGGCCTCGGCGATCTTCTTGCGGAGCTTGCAGATGTAGACGTCGATGACCTTGTCCAGCGGGTCGGCGCCGGACAGGCCGTAGACCTCGTCGTAGATGTGCTCCTTGGAGACCACGCGGCGGTGATGCGCGGCCAGCACGCCGAGGATGGCGTGCTCGCGCTGGCTCAGGCGCAGCCGCTCGCCGCCGACCTCCGGGTCGCGCCCGTCGAGGAACACCGTCAACTGGCCGACCCGCACCGCGTTGCTCAGCAGGCCGCGCGAGCGCCGCCGCGCCACCTCGATGCGCGCCCGCACCTCGGCGCTGACCACCGGCTTGACCAGCACGTCGTCGGCCCCGGCGTGGAGAAGTTCCACCGTCGTCGTCACGCAGCGCCGGTCGAGCAGGCAGAGGATCGCCGCCCCGACCTGATGCGCCCGCAGCGCCGCCACGCAGCGCGCCGGGTCGTCGACGCTGCCCAGCACGATGGCGTCGTAGCCGAGCCCCTCGGCCCCCTGCTCCTGCAGAAGCTCCTCAAGCCCCGCCCAGTCCTGGCGGTCGTAGCGGATCTTCCCCATGCCGAGCTGACGGCCGAGCGCGTCGGCGATCAGGGGATTTGGTTCAACCAGGACAGCGCGCATGGGATTCTCCGCAACAGGGGTTTCAACTAGAGGGCGGGACGACAAGGCACTTAAAATTTTCCTTAATTCCGAGTGCTTTATTTTCTCACACCCTCAGGTAATAGCCTTCCTGTACCGCGAGTCAACCATCCGGCTTACCTCAAGGGATAATGTTACGGCCTGCTTTTATATGACTTTTAATATCCGTTAAGGCGTAGATTCTTGGCTGCTCTTTGCCTCGAAATTCGAAGCATTTTCCTCCCGAGTTGTCCGCAACGCCGCACCTCCGCACACGCCCTCTCACCGGCTTGAACCGGGCTTTAATCCGGCTGTATTTCACTGGTGGCGAGAGGATGCGAAACGGGGGAGAGGAAGCGATGCCGACCCGCAACAGACAGGCGATTGCCGGAACCGCGCTGGCGGGCGTCCTCCTGCTGGCGGGCGGCTGCGCGATGACCAGCCCGGCGCCCGACACCGCCTACCGACAGGCGCTGGAGGCGGCGGTGGAGGCCGGGCGGTGCGAGGGGCCGACGGTGGAGGCGCTGTGGACCGCCTACGACCGGTGGTTCGCCGTGGCGGCCAGCCTCGCCTCCTACCACCGCGGGACGGAGGCCGGCGCCCTGCTGCGGCAGGGGGAGGCGTTCCGCATCCTGGGCTGCCCCGCCGCGGCGCGCGACACCTACGAGACGCTCCTGCAGCGCTTCCCCGATCCCGATTACGAGCTGGAGCGCAACGCCGCCCGCCGCGGCCTGATGGATCTGCCGATCACCCCGCCGACGCCCCTGCTGCGCCCGGCGCCCGCCGTCACCTCGGCCCTGCGCGGCCCGGTCGGCACGGACCGCGGCGACGGCTGATCCGCGGTCCCGCGCCATGACATCCGTAGGGCCGACCGTATGGCTGCCATGACGCTCCGCACCGTTGTTCCCAGGCATGATATATCAGTAACCTGACGGTTAGCCGGGCCAGAGACCCGGGCCGACCGTCCGCTTGCTGCCCTCCTGCCTGGAAACGCCCTCCGGCCATGCCCGACTGCTCCCGACCCCCGGAAGGGGTGTCCGCCGCCCAGACCGTGCCGTCCCACGGCCGCGAGCGCCGCGACGATCCCGTGCGCGGCATTCTGATGGTCGTCGCCGCGGTCTTCTTCTTCTCCTGCTCCGACGCGACGGCGAAGTATCTGGCCCAGACGCTGCCCTCCATCGAGATCGGCTGGATGCGCTACGTCGGCTTCACCACGCTGCTGCTGCCGCTGATGATCCGCGGCGGCCCGCCGGTGATGAAGACCGCCAGCCCCGCTCTCCAGGTGCTGCGCGGTCTGGGGATGCTGGGGTCGGCGCTGTTCTTCATCATGGGCATGCATTACCTGCCCCTGGCCGAGGCGGCGGCGACCAGCTACGTCTCCCCGGTCTTCGTCACCGTGCTGTCGATCCTGGTGCTGGGCGAGAAGATCGGGCCGCGCCGCTGGGCGGCGGTGCTGGTCGGGCTGCTCGGCGTGCTGATCGTCATCCGGCCCGGCGGGGCGGCCTTCCAGCCGGCGGCCATCTTCCCCATCCTGTCGGCGATGAGCTGGGCGACCGGCGTGGTCATCACCCGCAAAATGACCGGGCAGGAGCATCCCACCACCACCCTGATCTGGTCCGCCCTGACCGGCCTCGCCGTCCTGACCGTGCTGCTGCCCTTCAACTTCACCATGCCGACCGCAACGGAGGTGGCGCTGGGCGCCCTGATCGGGCTGGTCTCCACCATGGGGCAATGGCTGATGGTCCAGGCCTACCGCTTCGGCGAGGCGTCGGTGCTGGCCCCCTGCTCCTATGTGCAGATCGTCTGGTCCACGCTGCTGGGCTTCCTGATCTTCGGGGCGCTGCCCGACCACTGGACCTTCCTGGGCACCGGAATCATCATCGCCAGCGGTCTCTACACCGCCCATCGCGAGCGGCTGCGCAAGAAGCAGCAGCAAAACGCCGCAGCGTCCACCCCGTGACCAAGGCCCGAAAAGCCTTGCCTCGGACATTGATATATTAGTATACTTGCCCTCGGGAGGCACGGGACTAAAAACCCGTGTTGTTCGAACTCTTTAGCACAGACCGGCGGATCGGACCGCCGGACGGGGGATGGCGATGGGTGAGTCCGCACGCCGGGTTGCGGCCCTTGGCGAATGCATGATCGAAATGGTGCGCCGTCCCGACGGGACCTTCACCATGGGCTTCGGCGGCGACACCCTGAACACCGCCGTCTACATGGCGCGGCTGGGCGTGGCAACGGATTACGTGACGGCGCTGGGCGACGACGGCAACAGCGACGCCATGATCGCCACCTGGGAGGCCGAGGGGGTCGGCACCGGCCATGTGCTGCGCGTTCCCAACCGCGTCCCCGGCCTCTACATGATCGAGACGGACGACAGCGGCGAGCGGCGCTTCCTCTACTGGCGCGATTCCGCGCCGGCCCGCGACCTGTTCGTCCTGCCCGACAGCCCGGCGCTGGTCGCCGATCTGGAAGGCTACGATCTGCTCTACATGTCCGGCATCAGCCTGGCCATCTGGGGCGAGCGGGGGCGGGAGGTGCTGTTTCCCATGCTCGACCGCCTGCGCGAGCGCGGCGGCCGCGTCGCCTTCGACACCAACTGGCGCCCCCGCCTGTGGCCCGACCGCGAGACGGCGCAGCGCGCCTATGACGCGATGCTCCGGCGCACCGACATCGCCCTGCCGGGCGTCGAGGACCTGCGCGGCCTCTACGGCGACGCCGATGCCGACAGCGCCATGGCCCGCGTGCGCGGCGCCGGGGTGACGGAGATCGTGCTCAAGCTGGAGAAGCCGGGCTGCATCGTCTCCGCCCCCGGCCTTGAGGAGACCGTGCCGTCGGAGAAGGTCGCCAAGGTCGTGGACACCACGGCGGCGGGCGACAGCTTCAGCGCCGGCTACCTCAGCGCCCGTCTGAAGGGCCTCGGCCCGGTGGAGGCGGCGCGCTCCGCCCACCGCATCGCCGCCGTGGTCATCCAGCATCGCGGCGCCGTCATCCCGCGCGACGCCATGGCGTCGGTGCTGGACGGCTGATCCCCTGACGGAGGGACCCTCCATGCCACCAGACCAAGTCCTCTCGGGCCAAGCCGCCATCGCTCCCGCCGCGGCCGTCAAGCCGCCCCGCGCGTCGCAGCGCGGGACCACGGCGGCGGCGGCCATCTACCGCGACCTGCGGGCCGACATCGTGTCGCTGGCCCGCAAGCCGGGCGACCCGATCGTGGAGAAGCTGGTGGCCGAAGCCTTCGGCGTCAGCCGCACCCCGGTGCGCGAAGCCGTCCTGCGGCTGGCCGACGAGGGGCTGGTGGAGGTCTTTCCGCAATCGGGCACCTTCGTCGCCCGCATCCCCATCGCCGACCTGCCGGAAGCCAACCTGATCCGCAAGACGCTGGAGCAGGCGACCGTCCGCTTCGCGGCGGAACGCGCCACCCGCAGCCAGGTCGCCGCCCTCCAGGCCAATCTGGAGCGCCAGCGCGAGGTCGACGCCTCGGGCTGCGCCGACGGCTTCCATCAGGCGGACGAGGCGTTCCACGCGCTGATCGCCGACATCGCCGGCTATCCCGGTTTCTGGCCGATCACCCAGCAGGTGAAGGTGCAGATCGACCGCTGCCGCCACCTGACCCTTCCCTATCCCGGCCGCCTGGCGACCGTCATCGCCGAGCACGAGGCCATCGTCGCCGCCATCGCGGACCATGACCCCGACCGCGCGGTGAAGGCGCTCGGCGACCACATCGACGGCCTGCTGCTGACCATCGACGACATGCGGCACGCCACCCCACTCTATTTCTCTCCTGCCGAGGCCCTGACATGACCCACCCGCGTCTTGAACCCTCCCTGTCCGGCCCGCGCATCGTCCCGGTCCTCGTCCTCGACGAGCCGGACACCGCGGTCGCCCTGGCCGAGGCGCTGGTCGCCGGCGGCCTGACCACGCTGGAGGTGACGCTGCGCACCCCCGCAGCACTCGCCTGCGCGGAGGCCATCGCCGCCCGCGTTCCGGGCGCGCTGGTCGGCCTCGGCACGCTGATCCGGCCGGAGCAGTTCGCCCAGGCCCGCGACGCCGGCGCCCGCTTCGTCGTCAGCCCCGGCCTGACCGACCGTCTGGCCGAAGCGGCCAAGACCGCCGGCCTGCCCTATCTGCCGGGCATCGCCACGGTGGCCGAGGCGCTGATCGCCATGGAGCACGGCTTCCGCGAGCTGAAGTTCTTCCCGGCGATGCTGAACGGCGGCGCCCCGGCACTGCGCGGCATGGCGCCGCTGATGCCGGAGATCCGCTTCTGCCCGACCGGCGGCCTCAAGGCGGAGCATGTGAAGGAGATCCTGTCGCTCCCCAACGTCTTCGCGCTCGGCGGCACCTGGCTGACCCCGGCCGACGCGGTGAAGGAGCGCCGCTGGTCCGAGATCGAGCGGCTGGCCCGCGAGGCCTCCGCCCTGGCCCAGGGCTGACCGCCATGGTGGTGGCGGGGCGGCGCCGCGTCGGCGTGATCGGGCTGGGCATGGCGGCGACGCCGCACGCCCAGAGCCTGCTGGATCTGGCGGACCGGGTGGAGGTGGCGGGCTGCTTCAGCCCGTCGGCCGAGCGGCGGGCCGCCTTCGCGGCGCGCTTCGGCCTGCCGGCGGTGGACCGGGCGGAGGCGATCCTCGACGATCCCACCGTCTCCGCCGTGCTGCTTCTGACCCCGCCGGACACCCACGCCGACCTCGTCGCCCGCTGCGCCGCCGCCGGCAAGCATGTCCTGCTCGAAAAGCCGCTCGACGCCACCCCCGCCGGCTGCCGCGCCGTGGTGGAGAGCATGGAGCGCGCCGGGCTGACGCTCGGCGTCATGCTCCAGCACCGCTTCCGCGCCGCCGCGGAACGGCTGGCGGAGCTGCTGCGCGCCGGCACGCTGGGCCGACCGCTGTCGGCCTCCGTCGTGGTGCGCTGGTGGCGCGACGACGCCTACTACGCCCAGCCGGGGCGCGGCATGAAGGCGCGCGACGGCGGCGGCGTGCTGCTGACCCAGGCCATCCACACGCTGGACCTCTATGTCAGCCTGCTCGGCCTGCCGCGGGAGGTCGCCGCCTTCGCCAACACCAGCGGCCTGCGCCCCATCGACACCGAGGACGTGGTGTGCGCCGCCCTGCGCTACGACGGCGGGCTGCTCGCCACGGTGGACGCCACCACCGCCGCCTATCCCGGCTATCCGGAACGCATCGAGATCGCTGGAACCGCTGGCTCCGCCCTGCTGACCGGCGACCGGCTGGAGGTGCAGCTGCGCTCCGGCGAAACGGTGCAGGCGGGGGAGACGGCGGGCACGCTGGGTGGCGGGGCCGATCCCATGGCCTTCTCCAACGCCCACCACCGCGCCGTGCTGGCCGATTTCCTCGACGCGCTCGACCGCGGCGCCCAGCCGCGCGTGTCCGGGCGGGAGGCGCTGAAGGTCCACCGGCTGATCGAGGCGATCCTCCAATCCTCGGAAAGCGGCGCCGTCACGGCGATTCCGGAACGCTGACCTCACGTCACGCTCACGAACTCGTGTCCCGCGCTTGATTTGCCGGGACCGGCGACCAAGGCTAGATGAGGGACGGGGGGCGCTGTCGCCTCCCGGCGGCTTTCCTGTGGAGAGGGTTCATGCTCATCAAAGTCCGGAGCGCGTCGCAAGCCAGCGAGAGTGAGGTGACGCCCCGCGGCCTGTTCCTGTCCCGGCGCTCCATCATCGCCGGCGGCATCGCGGGTGGGGCGGCCCTGGCGCTCGGCGGCACGGGGGGCCTGTCGGGTCCGGCGCTGGCCGCGCCGTTCCAGGCTCCGCTGACGGTCAGCCCGAAGGACCCCAAGATGGACGCCCAGACTCCGATGAAGTCGGCGACCAGCTACAACAATTTCTACGAGTTCGGGACGGACAAGACCGACCCGTCCGAGAACGCCGGCACGCTGCGCACCCGCCCGTGGGAGATCGCGGTGGACGGCGAGGCCGGCAAGCCCACCACCTTCGGCATCGAGGACCTGCTGTCCTTCCCGCTGGAGGAGCGCGTCTACCGCCTGCGCTGCGTCGAGGGCTGGTCGATGGTCATCCCCTGGGTCGGCTTCCCGCTGGCCGAGCTGCTGAAGCGCGTCGACCCGACCGGCAACGCCAGGTACGTCGCCTTCCAGACGCTGGCCGACCGCTCGCAGATGCCCGGCCTGAAATACCCGGTGCTGCAATGGCCCTATGTCGAGGGGCTGCGCATGGACGAGGCCATGCACCCGCTGACCATCCTGGCGGTCGGCATGTACGGCGAGACGCTGCCCAACCAGAACGGCGCGCCGGTGCGGCTGGTCGTGCCGTGGAAGTACGGCTTCAAGTCGATCAAGTCGATCGTCCGCATCACCCTGACGCAGGACCAGCCGCCGACCTCCTGGAACCGCTCGCAGCCGCGCGAGTACGGCTTCTATTCGAACGTGAACCCGGAGGTCGACCACCCGCGCTGGAGCCAGGCGACGGAGCGCCGCGTCGGCGAGTTCTCCCGCCGCAAGACGCTGGCCTTCAACGGCTATGGCGAGGAGGTGGCGTCGCTCTACGCCGGCATGGACCTGCGAAAGAACTACTGAGATGGCCGCGGTGTCGAAAGGACCGGTCGCCCTGGCGCTGTCCTCGCGCTGGGCGAAGCCGGCGGTGTTCGCCCTGGGGCTCGTGCCGCTCGGCTGGATGGTCTGGCTGGGGCTGAGCGGCGGGCTGGGGGCCGAGCCGGTGGCCGAGGCGGTGCGGCAAAGCGGGCTGTGGGCGCTGCGCCTGCTGCTCGTCGCGCTGGCCGTCACGCCGCTGCGCATCCTGACGGGTCAGGCGGGGCTGGCGCGCTTCCGCCGGATGATCGGGCTGTTCGCCTTCTTCTACGCGCTGCTGCACGTCTCCGTCTATGTGGGGGTGGACCAGTTCTTCGACTGGGCGGCGGTGTGGAAGGACATCGTGAAGCGGCCCTACATCACCGTCGGCATGGGCGCCTTCGTGATCCTGACGGCGCTGGCCGCGACCTCGACCAACGGGATGGT is from Azospirillum sp. TSH58 and encodes:
- the msrP gene encoding protein-methionine-sulfoxide reductase catalytic subunit MsrP, whose amino-acid sequence is MLIKVRSASQASESEVTPRGLFLSRRSIIAGGIAGGAALALGGTGGLSGPALAAPFQAPLTVSPKDPKMDAQTPMKSATSYNNFYEFGTDKTDPSENAGTLRTRPWEIAVDGEAGKPTTFGIEDLLSFPLEERVYRLRCVEGWSMVIPWVGFPLAELLKRVDPTGNARYVAFQTLADRSQMPGLKYPVLQWPYVEGLRMDEAMHPLTILAVGMYGETLPNQNGAPVRLVVPWKYGFKSIKSIVRITLTQDQPPTSWNRSQPREYGFYSNVNPEVDHPRWSQATERRVGEFSRRKTLAFNGYGEEVASLYAGMDLRKNY
- the eda gene encoding bifunctional 4-hydroxy-2-oxoglutarate aldolase/2-dehydro-3-deoxy-phosphogluconate aldolase codes for the protein MTHPRLEPSLSGPRIVPVLVLDEPDTAVALAEALVAGGLTTLEVTLRTPAALACAEAIAARVPGALVGLGTLIRPEQFAQARDAGARFVVSPGLTDRLAEAAKTAGLPYLPGIATVAEALIAMEHGFRELKFFPAMLNGGAPALRGMAPLMPEIRFCPTGGLKAEHVKEILSLPNVFALGGTWLTPADAVKERRWSEIERLAREASALAQG
- a CDS encoding DMT family transporter; the protein is MPDCSRPPEGVSAAQTVPSHGRERRDDPVRGILMVVAAVFFFSCSDATAKYLAQTLPSIEIGWMRYVGFTTLLLPLMIRGGPPVMKTASPALQVLRGLGMLGSALFFIMGMHYLPLAEAAATSYVSPVFVTVLSILVLGEKIGPRRWAAVLVGLLGVLIVIRPGGAAFQPAAIFPILSAMSWATGVVITRKMTGQEHPTTTLIWSALTGLAVLTVLLPFNFTMPTATEVALGALIGLVSTMGQWLMVQAYRFGEASVLAPCSYVQIVWSTLLGFLIFGALPDHWTFLGTGIIIASGLYTAHRERLRKKQQQNAAASTP
- a CDS encoding sugar kinase, with translation MGESARRVAALGECMIEMVRRPDGTFTMGFGGDTLNTAVYMARLGVATDYVTALGDDGNSDAMIATWEAEGVGTGHVLRVPNRVPGLYMIETDDSGERRFLYWRDSAPARDLFVLPDSPALVADLEGYDLLYMSGISLAIWGERGREVLFPMLDRLRERGGRVAFDTNWRPRLWPDRETAQRAYDAMLRRTDIALPGVEDLRGLYGDADADSAMARVRGAGVTEIVLKLEKPGCIVSAPGLEETVPSEKVAKVVDTTAAGDSFSAGYLSARLKGLGPVEAARSAHRIAAVVIQHRGAVIPRDAMASVLDG
- a CDS encoding Gfo/Idh/MocA family protein, whose protein sequence is MVVAGRRRVGVIGLGMAATPHAQSLLDLADRVEVAGCFSPSAERRAAFAARFGLPAVDRAEAILDDPTVSAVLLLTPPDTHADLVARCAAAGKHVLLEKPLDATPAGCRAVVESMERAGLTLGVMLQHRFRAAAERLAELLRAGTLGRPLSASVVVRWWRDDAYYAQPGRGMKARDGGGVLLTQAIHTLDLYVSLLGLPREVAAFANTSGLRPIDTEDVVCAALRYDGGLLATVDATTAAYPGYPERIEIAGTAGSALLTGDRLEVQLRSGETVQAGETAGTLGGGADPMAFSNAHHRAVLADFLDALDRGAQPRVSGREALKVHRLIEAILQSSESGAVTAIPER
- a CDS encoding GntR family transcriptional regulator produces the protein MPPDQVLSGQAAIAPAAAVKPPRASQRGTTAAAAIYRDLRADIVSLARKPGDPIVEKLVAEAFGVSRTPVREAVLRLADEGLVEVFPQSGTFVARIPIADLPEANLIRKTLEQATVRFAAERATRSQVAALQANLERQREVDASGCADGFHQADEAFHALIADIAGYPGFWPITQQVKVQIDRCRHLTLPYPGRLATVIAEHEAIVAAIADHDPDRAVKALGDHIDGLLLTIDDMRHATPLYFSPAEALT